From a single Marinilabiliales bacterium genomic region:
- a CDS encoding glycoside hydrolase: MAIKRLIVSCSLICAALAAFFTGLSCSGENGIEAKWIVHPAEDTIANQWLVFRKTFVLDEIPSGELMADVATDSKYWLFINGEMVVFEGGLKRGPNPDDTYMDRVDTGPSLRQGENVIAVLVWFFGKDGFSHKNSGLPGLYLCALEGGLPLVSDSTWKVTVHPSFGETGEPYPNYRLPESNIHYDARDDIGEWFAAGYDDSEWHRAVEKGVPPVAPWNNLAERPIPGWKDYGISRYDTAPRFPVTVTNDTVIIVPLPYNAQVTPGFRIVAPEGKRVVILTDNYFGGSAYNVRTEYITRQGEQDFETPGWMNGHYVHYEIPAGVEVHDLFYRETGYNTEFTGYFNSDDPFYDLLWKKSVRSLYINMRDTYMDCPDRERAQWWGDVILQLEQSFYAFDRESDHLARKGILELINWQRADSTIYSPVPSGNWDNELPMQMLASIGYYGFWNYYYYTGDTVTVEAVYPGVRSYLHVWEKGENGLVVERPGGWTWGDWGDNRDMTLLFNLWYSLALQGFENMAFLLGHDSDAQWAASTNESLAENFRNAFWTGNEYRSPGYNGETDDRAHALAVLAGVAPVEDYGLIRDVLMREYHASPYMEKYVLESLIRMGFVDDALQRMKERFGPMVESELTTLWEGWGIGAAGFGGGTYNHGWSGGPLTLLSRYIAGIAPAAPGFSEILFKPHPGHLQKAEANSVTNYGEIRVRFSREGNSFVQEISSPEGRRLLAGVPLLNREIIRVTLDDLVIWENGSAIDHPDAEFSGRDNDYIYFALTSGNHIIHSY; encoded by the coding sequence ATGGCTATTAAGAGATTGATTGTTTCATGCAGCCTGATTTGCGCGGCTTTAGCAGCTTTTTTTACCGGTTTGTCGTGTTCAGGAGAGAATGGCATAGAAGCCAAATGGATAGTTCATCCTGCTGAGGATACCATTGCCAACCAGTGGCTTGTTTTCAGAAAGACGTTTGTCCTGGATGAGATCCCTTCCGGGGAATTAATGGCAGATGTGGCAACCGACAGCAAATACTGGTTGTTTATAAATGGTGAGATGGTTGTTTTTGAGGGGGGACTGAAACGGGGGCCGAACCCGGATGATACTTACATGGACCGGGTGGATACAGGGCCCTCTCTCCGGCAGGGAGAAAATGTTATCGCAGTGCTGGTCTGGTTCTTCGGAAAGGATGGGTTCTCCCATAAAAACAGCGGACTACCGGGACTTTATCTCTGTGCACTTGAGGGAGGATTGCCACTGGTTAGTGACAGCACATGGAAGGTTACTGTCCATCCCTCATTCGGCGAAACCGGTGAGCCCTATCCTAATTACCGCTTGCCCGAATCCAATATCCATTATGATGCAAGAGATGATATTGGCGAGTGGTTTGCAGCAGGATATGATGATTCTGAGTGGCATCGTGCAGTTGAAAAAGGGGTGCCTCCGGTGGCTCCATGGAACAACCTGGCTGAGAGGCCGATACCCGGGTGGAAAGATTACGGCATCAGCCGGTATGACACCGCTCCCCGGTTTCCTGTTACGGTGACAAATGACACCGTCATAATAGTCCCTCTCCCATATAACGCCCAGGTCACACCAGGCTTCAGGATCGTGGCGCCGGAAGGGAAGAGGGTAGTTATTTTGACGGATAATTATTTTGGAGGGAGTGCATATAATGTACGGACAGAATATATTACCAGGCAGGGAGAACAGGATTTTGAGACTCCCGGATGGATGAACGGGCACTATGTCCATTATGAGATTCCTGCCGGTGTTGAGGTTCATGATCTATTTTACAGGGAGACCGGATACAATACCGAATTCACCGGGTATTTCAATAGTGATGACCCGTTTTATGATCTGCTGTGGAAAAAGTCTGTAAGATCACTCTATATCAACATGCGTGATACATACATGGATTGCCCTGACAGGGAAAGGGCCCAATGGTGGGGGGATGTGATTCTTCAACTGGAGCAGTCTTTTTATGCATTTGACAGGGAAAGCGACCACCTGGCGCGCAAAGGGATCCTTGAACTGATCAACTGGCAGCGTGCCGATTCGACCATCTACTCACCTGTTCCTTCAGGGAACTGGGATAATGAACTTCCAATGCAGATGCTTGCCAGTATCGGGTATTACGGATTCTGGAACTATTATTACTACACAGGCGACACCGTTACAGTGGAGGCGGTGTATCCGGGTGTCAGAAGTTATCTTCATGTGTGGGAGAAAGGTGAAAACGGGCTGGTTGTTGAGCGCCCCGGTGGATGGACATGGGGCGACTGGGGGGATAACAGGGATATGACTCTGTTGTTTAACCTTTGGTATTCTTTGGCCTTGCAGGGTTTTGAAAATATGGCCTTTTTGCTGGGCCATGACAGTGATGCACAATGGGCTGCCAGCACAAATGAAAGTTTAGCGGAGAATTTCAGGAATGCATTCTGGACCGGGAACGAATACAGGTCGCCCGGTTATAACGGAGAAACCGATGACCGGGCTCATGCCCTGGCAGTGCTGGCAGGAGTTGCACCAGTGGAGGATTACGGATTGATAAGGGATGTGCTTATGAGGGAGTACCACGCGAGTCCCTATATGGAAAAGTATGTATTGGAATCTCTTATCAGGATGGGTTTTGTTGATGATGCGCTGCAGCGCATGAAGGAGCGTTTCGGGCCCATGGTTGAGAGCGAGCTTACCACTTTGTGGGAGGGATGGGGTATAGGAGCTGCCGGCTTCGGGGGTGGCACCTACAATCACGGCTGGTCGGGCGGACCGCTCACATTGCTAAGCAGGTATATTGCAGGCATTGCACCAGCAGCCCCCGGGTTTTCAGAGATATTGTTCAAGCCACATCCGGGGCACCTGCAAAAGGCGGAAGCCAATTCAGTAACGAATTATGGAGAGATCAGGGTGAGATTCAGCCGGGAAGGCAACAGTTTTGTACAGGAGATCAGCTCGCCGGAGGGAAGGAGACTGTTAGCCGGAGTGCCGTTGTTAAACCGAGAGATTATCCGTGTGACGCTTGATGATCTGGTTATCTGGGAGAACGGATCAGCTATTGATCACCCTGATGCAGAATTTTCAGGCCGGGATAATGATTACATCTATTTTGCCCTGACATCCGGCAACCACATTATCCATTCATACTAA